A genome region from Nitrosopumilus sp. includes the following:
- the cofG gene encoding 7,8-didemethyl-8-hydroxy-5-deazariboflavin synthase subunit CofG, whose amino-acid sequence MNNLVFDSEILNNILENKPISCQDVNAIYQKAVKNPNELFTVSQTLRKKFKKDSVTFSKKAFFNIVNLCKDTCSYCTYKAEPEETKLSLMSKQQISELLVLAKKYRCVEALFVTGEQPEKKYQEAREWLKKNGFKTTTEYLIHSSEIALETGLFPHTNAGNLNYEEMKELKKTNVSMGVMLENVSERLTEKGMPHYLAASKRPKARLEILENSGKLRIPMTTGILVGIGETIEEIIDSLFAIKQLNDRYGNIQELILQNFQPKQDTKMKDSPSADEKYFKLVVALSRIIMPQMNIQIPPNLSPKSYQSFLSVGINDWGGISPLTPDFVNPEFSWPKIDKVDKYSKNAGFDLKCRFPIYPEYFSFISKELRDKIAVIENEEGFVKEEYWR is encoded by the coding sequence TTGAACAATCTTGTCTTTGATTCAGAGATTTTAAATAATATTTTAGAAAACAAACCCATCTCTTGCCAAGATGTAAATGCCATATATCAAAAAGCAGTAAAAAACCCAAACGAATTATTTACAGTTTCACAGACATTAAGAAAAAAATTTAAAAAAGATTCGGTGACATTTTCCAAAAAAGCATTTTTCAACATAGTAAATTTATGTAAAGATACATGTTCCTATTGCACATACAAAGCAGAGCCAGAAGAAACAAAATTATCTTTAATGTCAAAACAGCAAATTTCAGAATTACTTGTACTTGCAAAAAAATACAGATGCGTAGAAGCACTTTTTGTAACAGGAGAACAACCTGAAAAAAAATATCAAGAAGCAAGAGAGTGGTTAAAAAAGAACGGATTCAAAACGACTACAGAATATCTTATTCATTCATCAGAAATAGCATTAGAAACAGGATTATTCCCACATACAAATGCTGGAAATCTAAACTATGAAGAAATGAAAGAATTGAAAAAAACGAATGTGTCTATGGGCGTAATGCTAGAAAATGTAAGTGAAAGACTAACAGAAAAAGGAATGCCACATTATTTGGCAGCAAGTAAAAGACCAAAAGCAAGACTAGAGATTCTGGAAAATTCTGGAAAGTTAAGAATTCCAATGACAACAGGGATTCTTGTAGGAATTGGGGAAACAATAGAAGAAATTATTGATTCACTATTTGCAATAAAGCAACTTAATGATAGATATGGAAACATTCAGGAATTAATTCTACAAAATTTTCAACCAAAACAAGATACAAAGATGAAAGACAGCCCATCTGCAGATGAAAAATATTTCAAATTGGTGGTGGCACTTTCCAGAATTATTATGCCACAAATGAATATTCAGATTCCTCCAAATTTGTCTCCAAAGTCATATCAAAGTTTTTTATCCGTAGGAATTAATGATTGGGGAGGAATTTCTCCATTAACTCCAGATTTTGTCAATCCAGAATTTTCTTGGCCTAAAATTGATAAAGTTGATAAGTATTCAAAAAATGCAGGTTTTGATTTAAAATGCAGATTTCCAATATATCCAGAGTACTTTTCATTTATTAGTAAAGAGTTAAGAGATAAGATAGCAGTTATTGAAAATGAGGAAGGATTCGTAAAAGAGGAATATTGGAGATGA
- a CDS encoding trypsin-like peptidase domain-containing protein gives MDKSGMFVGGAIGAIMVIAIVAVLFSTPPESLKPEISVTDGNSANAVEEIAPIFSNKLSLIEIFEKSEPGVVRVNVQRGESDDITGGVGSGFVFDKKGHIITNAHVVKNASKVIVTFLDGRSYNAEIIGADEYTDIAVIKVSADLALLNPLSIGDSSNLKVGEGIAAIGNPFGLSGSMTSGIVSQLGRLLPSADSAYQIPDVIQTDAAINPGNSGGPLLNMRGEIVGINTAIQSATGEFTGVGFAIPSQTVAKIVPTLIEEGEYKHPWIGIAGRDIDPDMAKVLDLQDAVGFLVITVVEDSPAFDAGLIGSDKTIEVEGRNYPVGGDIILAVDGKEVRKIDDILIHLQRAKSVGDEMVIEILRDGRTTDVTLVLQERPNEN, from the coding sequence ATGGACAAATCTGGAATGTTTGTAGGTGGGGCAATAGGGGCAATAATGGTAATTGCGATTGTTGCAGTGTTGTTTAGCACTCCACCAGAATCACTAAAACCAGAAATTTCTGTAACTGATGGGAATTCAGCAAATGCAGTAGAAGAAATAGCACCAATATTTTCAAACAAGTTATCATTAATCGAAATTTTTGAAAAATCAGAACCAGGAGTAGTCAGAGTTAATGTTCAAAGAGGGGAATCAGATGACATTACAGGTGGAGTAGGATCAGGTTTTGTGTTTGATAAGAAAGGACATATAATTACAAATGCACATGTTGTAAAAAATGCAAGTAAAGTAATAGTTACTTTTCTTGACGGTAGATCATATAATGCAGAAATAATTGGGGCAGATGAATATACAGACATTGCAGTAATCAAAGTAAGTGCAGATTTAGCTTTGTTGAATCCATTATCAATAGGAGATTCTTCAAATCTCAAAGTAGGAGAAGGCATAGCCGCAATAGGCAACCCATTTGGATTATCAGGTTCCATGACTTCAGGCATTGTAAGTCAATTAGGAAGATTGCTTCCATCTGCAGATTCAGCATATCAAATCCCAGATGTTATTCAAACAGACGCTGCAATTAACCCAGGAAACTCTGGAGGACCGTTACTTAACATGCGTGGAGAAATTGTTGGTATCAACACAGCAATTCAATCAGCTACTGGAGAATTTACAGGGGTAGGATTTGCAATTCCGTCACAAACAGTTGCAAAAATTGTTCCCACATTGATTGAAGAGGGGGAATACAAACACCCATGGATTGGAATTGCAGGAAGAGACATTGATCCAGACATGGCAAAAGTATTAGATCTTCAAGACGCAGTAGGATTCTTAGTAATCACAGTAGTGGAAGATAGTCCAGCATTTGATGCAGGATTAATTGGTTCAGATAAAACAATAGAAGTAGAAGGCAGGAATTATCCAGTAGGAGGAGATATTATTTTGGCAGTAGATGGAAAAGAAGTTAGAAAAATTGACGACATACTAATTCACCTCCAAAGAGCAAAATCAGTTGGGGATGAAATGGTTATAGAAATTTTAAGAGATGGAAGGACAACAGATGTCACACTAGTACTTCAAGAGAGACCAAATGAAAATTAA
- a CDS encoding glycosyltransferase, whose protein sequence is MDLLADIFNYSLTAILIGICGAWIFLIKSMIDSFRLTPYLDRFENTSKINPKVSIILPARNEEEFIEKCLDSLVNQDYKNYEIIVIDDSSEDNTGKIISKYAEKYDKVIAVTARPKPEGWMGKNWACMEGYNKATGELLLFTDADTKHAKNVITLAVSHLNSFSLDALSAIPKMLTFDFWTNITLPMISTFLHTRFSALNVNNPSKKTGYFFGSFFILKKTIYQEIGMHEGVKHEIIEDGALGKKVKESGYKMKMVRGEHLIEAIWARDKNTLWNALKRLMVPLYLQSGKIAIGIFFAIVFLLFIPFPIFTISTILPTETIPTKILCITSAITCILIYLGAVIEVKIGLKLKLAYAVFAPLGSLVVVLGFLSGLLQAKKTSAVTWRGRSYSMKDHSQSSISV, encoded by the coding sequence CCATACTTAGATAGATTTGAAAATACATCAAAAATAAATCCCAAAGTCTCAATAATCCTTCCAGCAAGAAATGAAGAAGAATTTATTGAAAAATGTTTAGATTCTCTTGTTAATCAAGATTACAAAAATTATGAAATTATTGTAATAGATGATTCATCAGAAGATAACACTGGAAAAATTATTTCAAAATATGCAGAGAAATATGATAAGGTGATAGCAGTCACTGCAAGACCAAAGCCAGAAGGATGGATGGGGAAAAATTGGGCATGTATGGAAGGATACAACAAAGCAACAGGAGAATTATTGTTATTCACAGATGCAGATACAAAACATGCAAAAAATGTCATTACACTAGCTGTCTCTCACTTGAATTCATTCAGTCTAGATGCTTTGTCAGCAATTCCAAAAATGTTAACATTTGATTTTTGGACAAACATCACACTCCCAATGATTTCTACATTTTTGCATACAAGATTTTCTGCATTAAATGTCAACAACCCTTCAAAAAAGACAGGGTATTTTTTTGGAAGTTTCTTTATTTTGAAAAAAACAATTTATCAAGAAATAGGAATGCATGAAGGGGTAAAACACGAGATTATTGAAGATGGTGCACTAGGGAAAAAAGTAAAAGAATCAGGATATAAAATGAAAATGGTTCGTGGAGAACATCTTATTGAGGCCATTTGGGCTCGTGACAAGAATACATTATGGAATGCATTAAAACGATTAATGGTTCCACTATATCTTCAAAGTGGAAAAATTGCCATAGGGATATTTTTTGCAATAGTATTTTTGTTATTTATCCCATTTCCAATATTTACAATTTCAACAATACTACCAACAGAAACAATACCCACAAAAATTCTATGCATTACATCAGCAATCACATGTATTTTGATTTACTTGGGAGCTGTGATTGAAGTCAAAATAGGATTAAAATTAAAATTAGCATATGCAGTCTTTGCTCCACTCGGAAGTCTTGTGGTAGTATTAGGATTTTTGAGCGGATTACTACAAGCCAAAAAAACATCAGCAGTAACTTGGAGGGGTAGAAGTTACTCAATGAAAGATCATTCTCAAAGTTCGATCAGTGTATAG